The Bacteroidia bacterium DNA segment TGCTCTGTGTTGCCCGGACTTTCCTCTGTTTGAAAAACAAACAGCGATAGAACAGTCTGCTCCGCAAAATTACGTTTTTGTTTTGAATGAATAGAGAATAAATATGCTTCGAAAAAATAATTTTTCAAACGTTTTTTTTGTTTCGAAAAATAGCACTTCAAAAAAATAATTTTTCAAAGTGGTAAAATCTTCCACAATATAATTCCGCATTTGTGCGTTGGAAGCAGAACTAACAGCATCCTGTTTATAAGTTTAAGGAATACAGCTTATCACGCACCTGAATGTCTCTGTAATTTAGCAGCGTTTTTAAATATAAAACTCAAACACTATGTTTCATTCCACTCTTCTCCAAATTGCTACTACGCCTGCGGTAAGCGATACTTTGCACAAAGCAGCAGCTGCTTTACCAACTGTCGCTGGAGCTTCTGCAACAACAGCAACGGGCGAAAACACGCTTTCTTTGTTTGAATTAATTGAAAAAGGCGGATATATAATGTTACCCATTGCATTGCTGTTTTTTATTGCTACTTATTATTTGATAGAGCGCTTTATCTGTATTAAAAGAGCTTCTAAAACAGACGATAATTTTATGAATAACATTCGTGATTTCGTTCACAACAATAATATAGATGCAGCAAAAGCGTTTTGCAAAAACTCAGGTTCGCCTCAAGCAAAAATGATTGAGAAAGGAATTTTGAAAATGGACAGACCGCTCAAAGAAGTTGAAGAATCAATGGAAAGTACTGGGAAGATGGAGATTTATAAACTCGAAAAAAATCTCAATATCATCGCTATTATTGCTGGTATCGCACCAATGTTCGGTTTTATCGGAACCATTATGGGAGTTATTAAAATATTTTACAATATTTCCTTGGCGGATAATATTAGCATTGGCTTAATTGCTGGTGGTTTGTACGAAAAAATGATTACCAGTGCCGGTGGTTTAATTGTCGGGATTTTCGCCTTTATTAGTTATCACTTATTAAACATGATGGTAGAAAAAATTTCGCAACGTATGGAACGCACTTCCTTTGAATTTATAGAATTGTTGGAAGATCCTAAAAAATAATTTTCCCGAAACCATTCATTAAAAAACACAAAAATGCAACTAAGGAAAAAAGGTAAATTTACGGCTCACGTAGAAACATCATCGCTCAACGATATTATGTTTTTCCTTTTGCTGTTCTTTTTAATTGTCTCCACACTCGTAAATCCCAGTGTTGTTAAATTGACACTTCCGAATTCGAAACATTCGATTAAGATGAGTAAGGAGCAAATAACGATGGATGTAACCAAAGATTTACAATATTATATTAACAACAAACCTGTTGCTTTGGCAGATATTCCGGCGGTACTTGCATCAAAAATTGTTGGACTAACGGAACCAACAGTAGTTTTACGATTCGACAATTCGCTCTCGGTACAAAATTTAGTGGACGTATTGCAAATTGGAAATAACTTGAAAGTGAAAATGATTTTGGCGACAAAATCTTCTGATAAATAAGATGATAAGTAAAGCAGAAAAACAAAATAGAAGTTGGGCACTTGTTGGAACAATTTTGTTTCATGCCTTGGTATTTCTGTTTTTGTACTTGTATGTAATTGTTACGCCCATTCCTCCATTTCCTACAGCCGGAAGTTTGGGAATGGAAGTAGATTTCGGGAATAACATCAACGGAAGTGGACATACAGAAGCCAACGGAATGGGAGATGTCTCGAAGAAAGACAATAGCCAAGCACAACAAACTCCATCTTCCAACAAAGCCAGTGATAACAATGTGGTAACAAGCGATGTAGAGCCAAGTGTGAGTTTAAATGCCGCAAAGGATAAAAAACATTCCATCAAATCAAATAACACGCCCAATAATGTTCAGCAGCCCAGCAGCGATTTGAACAATGCTTTGAATAAATTTAAAAGCGATAAATCAAACGGACAAAGTGGAGGCGATGGAACTTCTAATCATGCCGGAAATGCTGGTAGTCCGGATGGAAAAACTCCTGGAGAAGGAAATGGCGTAGGTCAGGGTGGAGTAGGAGGAACAGGATATTCATTGGCAGGAAGACGAATGACGCACATTCCTTCTGTGGATTCTAAGAGCCCAGAACAAGGAAAAGTAGTAGTGAAAATTATTGTAGATCAAAATGGAAATGTATTGAGTGCTGTACCAGGCGAAAGAGGCTCTACAACTACAAGTTCTGTACTATATGCACAAGCGAAACAAGCGGCGCTTTCTGCAAAATTTAGTCCCAGTTCCGATGGTTCAACAGAACAAGAAGGGACAATTACGTTCATCTTTATTTTGCATTAATTTCGAAAAATTATTTTTTGAACCCGAATTATGAATTACCAACAAACGTTGGATTATATGTATGCGCAATTGCCTATTTTCCAACGAGTAGGAAGTGCTGCTTACAAAGCTGATTTAAACAATACCATTGCTTTGTGCCGTTTGGCGGGTAATCCGGAAAATAAATTCAAATCCATACACATTGCGGGAACCAACGGAAAAGGTTCTACTTCGCATTTGATAGCTTCGATTTTACAAGCGCAGGGCTATAAAACAGGATTATATACTTCGCCTCATTTAAAAGATTTTCGAGAACGTATAAAAATAAATGGAAAATTTATTTCTCAGAAATACGTCGTTGATTTTGTGAAAAAATACCAGCACGGATTTGAAGATATAAAACCTTCTTTTTTTGAAATGACGGTGGCATTAGCGTTTACTTATTTTGCAGATGAAAAAGTAGATATTGCGGTGATAGAAACCGGATTGGGCGGAAGACTGGATTCCACGAATGTGATTGTGCCTGAAGTCTCCATAATTACAAATATTAGTTTTGATCATACCGGAATTTTAGGAGATACGCTCGAAAAAATTGCGTACGAAAAAGCCGGAATTATAAAACCGAAAGTACCTGTTATTATTGGTGAAACACAAAATGCTGTAAAAAATGTTTTTTTAGAAAGGGCAAAAGAAACAGCTTCAAAAATTATTTTTTCGGATGCTGAATATCAAGTTGAAAATACGGGTTATGAAAAGGAACAGCAATTGTTTCGAGTGTATCATAAAAAGAAATTAAGGTTCGAAAAATTATCGTGCGAGTTATTGGGAGGCTATCAGAAAAAAAATTTTTCGGCAGTGCTAAAAACGATAGATGTATTGAACGAAAAAAAAATCGCGGTAAGCGAAAAAGCTTTGATAAAAGGATTTTCAACCGTAATTACAAAAACAGGATTGTTGGGCAGATGGCAAATATTATCTCGAAACCCGCTAACCATTGCTGATACTGGTCATAACGAAGCGGGAATACGTGAAGTGCTTCAACAAATAAAAAGTACGCCGCATCAAAAATTACATTTTGTAATCGGTATGGTAAACGATAAAGACATCAGCACAGTATTGAAATTATTACCGAAAAATGCTATTTATTATTTCTGCAAAGCGACTATTCCGAGAGCATTAAACGAAAAAGAATTACAACAAAAAGCAATTTCTTTCGGATTAAAAGGAAATTCTTTTTCAACTGTTGCAAAAGCCTTGAAAGTTGCTAAAATAAAAGCAAAAAAAGAAGATTTGATTTTTATTGGAGGCAGCACTTTTGTAGTAGCGGAAGCGATTTAGAGATTCGCCTCCAATCAATACAAATACAAAAAAAACGAAAAGACATTCAGAAAAATAATTTTCTCGAGCTCTATTTCCGAGTCTTAAAAAGTCGTTCTAAAAAATAATTTTTCAGAAGAAATTTTAATTCACAAATAATTTTAAAAGTTGGGAAAGCTTTGCTTTTAGGTCTTTGCGATGAACGATGGCATCTAAAAATCCGTGTTCCAATACAAATTCAGCTGTTTGAAATCCTTTCGGGAGGTCTTTTCCGATGGTTTCTTTTACAATTCGCGGTCCAGCAAAACCAATCAAAGCGCCTGGTTCAGAAATATTTAAATCGCCCAACATCGCGTAAGATGCAGTAACGCCACCCGTTGTAGGATCTGTCATTAAAGAAATATATGGAATTTTAGCTTCAGAAAGCAAAGCTAATTTTGCGGATGTTTTTGCCATTTGCATCAATGAAAATGCAGCTTCCATCATTCTTGCTCCGCCCGATTTAGAAATAATCAGCAAAGGTGTTTTATGCGCGATGCAATAATCAATCGCCAAGGAAATTTTTTCGCCTACCACCGATCCCATCGAACCACCGATAAAACTAAAATCCATGCAGGCAATTACCAAATTATTTCCGTCCACTTTTCCAGCGCCTGTTCTGATAGCGTCTTTCAAATCGGTTTTTTTGTGTGATTCAATCAAACGATCTGTATATTTTTTCGTATCCACAAAATTAAGCGGATCGCCGGCAATCAAATTCGGATTTAATTCTTTGAATTTATTTCCGTCAAAAAGAATTTCAAAATATTCTTTTGAACCCATTCTGTCGTGATAATCGCAATCCTGACATACATATAAATTAAGAATATGCTCGTCTGAAGAAGTAATTTTTTTACACGAAGGACACTTGTACCACAAGCCTTCCGGCGTTTCTTTTTTCTCTCTCGTGGAAGTGGTAATACCTTTTTTTATTCGTTGAAACCAGCTCATTTTATCTTTTTTTAATCAATCGTTAGCCGCGAAAATATCTGTTCAAAAAAATAATTTTTCAAAAGACAAAAACGCTGCTTAAAAATTTAAGCAATCGTAATTTCTTTTGATAAATAAACATCCTGAATTGTATTGAGTAATTCAATACCTTCTTTCACCGGTTTTTGAAATGCTTTTCGTCCAGATATTAAACCTTGTCCGCCCGCCCGCTTATTGATAACAGCCGTTGTAACTGCTTCCGATAAATCCGAAGCGCCTTTCGATTCTCCGCCCGAATTAATCAAACCCATTCTGCCCATATAACAATTGGCAACTTGGTAGCGACACAAATCAATCGGATGATTTGAACTCAATTCTGAATATACTTTCGGATGTGTTTTCCCGAAATTAACAGCCGTATAACCACCGTTATTGGTTGGTAATTTTTGTTTGATAATATCTGCTTGAATGGTAACGCCTAAATGATTGGCTTGCGCCGTCAAATCTGCGGAAGCGTGATAATCCACTCCTTCCTTTTTAAATCCGTTATTACGTAAATAACACCACAAAATCGTTGTCATGCCCAATTGATGCGCCATTTCGAATGCTTGCGCCACTTCTACAATTTGTCTGGCAGATTCCGGCGAACCAAAATAAATAGTAGCACCAATTGCTGCAGCGCCCATATTCCAAGCTTCTTCAACAGATCCAAACATAATTTGATCAAACTTATTCGGATATGTTAAAAATTCGTTGTGATTTATTTTTACGATAAAAGGAATTTTATGTGCGTATTTTCTGGATACCGAAGCCAACACGCCAAACGTGGAAGCCACGGCGTTACAGCCGCCTTCGATAGCTAATTTTACAATATTTTCTGAATCAAAATAAATAGGATTGGGCGCAAAAGAAGCTCCTGCCGAATGTTCAATGCCTTGATCTACGGGTAAAATAGACACATAACCAGTTCCAGATAATCGCCCGTGATTGTAAATCGAATTCAAATTACGCATCACTTGCGGACTGCGGTTGCTGAGCGCAAAAGTACGATCCACAAAATCAGCGCCTGGTAAATGCAAATGCTCTTTTGCAATGGTTTTGCAAGTATGTTTCAATAAACTATCGGCGTCTTTGCCTAATAATTCCTCAATTTTTTTGTATGCCATTTTTCGTCTCTTTTAAAAAGATTTTTTTGGGAAGACAAAGCTACAAATTTTTTTGAAAAAAGAGGAAAGCTTCTAAAACTCGCATCCATAAAAAGGTTTTGAAAAATTATTTTTTTAAACGCCCTTTTTTACTCAATTATTTTACTCTCCACCACCGGTATCTTGAATATCGGGAGCTTGTACGTTCATGTTCTTTCGTTTGAACAATGAAAAATCAGTTTGTCCGAAGCGGTAACTGAAAGTGAGTCGAAAAAACTGAGGATCTTTTACGCGCGAAGTAGTTTGATTGAAAAAGGAAGTGTTGGATGTGGAGGCGGTGATGGCTGTTGCAAATACATCTTTTACATTCAGCGTGAGAGATGCTGCTTTATTTTTCAAAAAATCATATTTGAGGGCAGCGTCCATCCAATAATTTGGTAAAATAAAACCTTGTACAGTGGAGGTAGGCGCACCACCCCAACGTCCGCCACCCTGAGTAGCAGGGATAATACTTTTTGATAAATAATTTCCCATCAATTGTACACTGAAATTGTACGGTAGTTTAAACGTTAAATTTAATTTTCCAAACCAACTGAGTTGCTGATTGGTAAGGTTGGCGCCTAAATTATTTCCATTGATTATTGATTCATACACGTTTACATTTGAGGTAATGTCTAACCAGCTTTTCAAAGAATTTTGTGAAGTAACCTCAAATCCATAAGAATTGGCAGAATTGGCATTTTCATAAGTATTCATAATAACGCTTTTCGCTAAAAATGCATTGTATTCTAATATTTGATAAGAAGTAATTAAATCGCTCACACTTTTGTCGTAAACAGAAAACATTAAACTGTTTTTTTTGTTGAATGTTTTTAAATAATTCAGCTCAAACGAATTGGTGAATTGAGGTTTTAAATTCGGATTTCCTTGCTTTAAATTTAAGGAATCAGAATAATCGATAAATGGAATCAATTGATAAAAAGAAGGGCGGATAACGTGTCTCGAATAATTAAATTGCAAATCGGTATTGCTTGATAAATGATAGGTCATATACGCGCTCGGAAACAAACTGAAAGGATATTGATTGTGGAACGTTTTGGAGGAATCTACTAATTGTCCGGAATAATAAGAACTTTCGATTCTCAATCCACCTTGGTAACTAAAACGTGTCCCAATATCCTGACTTAAAATAGCGTAGCCTGCATATACTTCTTGCGTAAAATTGTAATTTGTATTTTGAGAATTTATTTCTTCGTATTCATTGGAACTGTTGTTAAATAAATAATTGGAATTGATGCTATTCGTTCCGTTAAATGTGGCTTGTAAGCCTGTTGAGAAAATTATTTTATGTGCCAATGGATTGGAGTAATCGGCTTGGGCAATGACTTCATTGTTTAGTCCCTGTAATTTTTGTTCCTGTAAAATTTGTGTTCCCAGCGGTTTTCCATCCGAGTAATAATTTTGAGTTGCAAATAAACTGTTTCCGTTGCTGTTGCCTTGTTCTACTTGTACATTTGCTGTAAAAGTTTCATCTTCTTTCGGAAATAAATGTTTGTAAGCAATGCTTCCTGAATTGTGACTGAATGTACGCAAGCTGTTTGAATTTCGATAAGCGGAAGAAGTACTGGACGGAAGAATGCCGTGTAACGTATCTGTAAGAGTGCTTAAATTATCGTTAGTATTAAAATTTCCTCTTCCAATAACGCCAGAAACAGTGAGTGTATTCCGATTGTCCATAAAATAATCTACTCCAAATCTCGCAAAAGCGAAATGACCATTCATTGTGTTGGTGTCGTTTTGCAAAAAATTAGTTAGCGGAAATCCAACAAGGTTATTTCGTGTCGTTATTCCGTCAGTTATGTGATCTATTTGATGGTAATTTAAACTTCCGAATACATTCACTTTCCCTTGTCTCAAATTCATATTTAAACCTAAATTGAGTTTTCCTCTTTCATCTACACCCGCTTTCAGCGAACCATTGTAGCCCATCACTCTGTTTTTTTTCAATACAATATTGATGATTCCTCCCGATCCTGCGGAAGCATCGTATTTTGCGGATGGATTAGTAATTACTTCGACTTTGTCAATCTCATCTGCCGGAATTTGATCAATTGTAAGTGTCGTCGGCATTCCGTCTACATAAATAGTGGGAGATGAATTTCTAAGCGTAACGTTTCCATCAATATCAACATTTACGGCAGGTACATTCCGAAGTACGTCTTCTGCAGTGCCTCCAGCAGTGGTCAAACTTTTGCTGACATCAAACACTTTTTTATCCAATTTTAATTCCATCGCAGGCGCTTCTCCACTTACGGTAACCGTTTTTAATTTGTTGATGGAAGGACTGATTTTTATGTTTCCCAGATCAATGTCTACGGCATTAATCAAGCTGCTCATGCCACTCGTCGCGGAAGCAGGGTCGTCATTATTGGAGGTAGCACTTTTCTTTTTTGCATTCAATAATTTACCAATATTGAACGATACTTTTTGTTCGTACGGAGCATACCCAATTGCACTTATCTGCAAAGTATAATGTCCCATTACCGATAATTTGTCAAAACTAAATTCTCCGTTATCACCTGTTAATTGACCTGTAACCACTTGCATTTTCATAGATTGCGAAACAGAATCGAATTGCGAAGAAGAAAGTTGAACTGCCGCAAATGGCACGGATTGATTGGTGGTACTGTCGATAATTGTTCCGTAGAAATGTCCCACATTCATTCGCGCTCCAGACATTTGAGCATTTGTTGTTCCGATAAATAAGAAAGAGGCAAGGATAAAAAAATATTTTTTCATAAATTAAAATCTGTTAACATGTTAAAAAAATCTTCTTTGTATAAATCTCCGATTGGAATTTCTTTTTCGCCGATTTTGATATTCCTTTTTTGTACCGAATTTATTTTGTCAAGCGAAATAATGTACGAACGATGCACTCTAAAAAATTTTTTTTTCGGAAGCTTTTCTTCCATAAATTTCAGACTTTGCAAGGTTAAGATGGGTTTGTCTCCAGCATAAATTTTAATGTAATCTTTCAATCCTTCAATGTATAAAATATCTTTGAAATTAATTTTTACCATTTCATAATCTGCTTTCACAAACAAAAATGGGTGCTCTATTTTTTCTTTATTTTCAAGAGTGTTTAAGTGTAGCGAAAAATTATTTTTTTGATTGTAATATTCTTGTGCTTTATTGACTGCTTTTACAAACCGTTCAAACGGAATGGGTTTTACCAAATAATCCAACACATCTAAATTATAACCTTCCACAGCATATTTATCGTAAGCGGTGGTAAATATAATAATTGGTTGGTTTTTCAGCGTTTTTAAAAACTGAATTCCGTTGATATCTGGCATTTGAATATCCAAAAATAACACATCTATTTTTTCTTTTTGCAAAATCGGAATAGCTTCAAAAGCATTGCTACACTTGGCTACCAAATTTAAAAATGGAATCTTCTTGATGTATTCTTCCATCAAATCAAGCGCTAAAGGCTCGTCATCTATCGCGATACAATTCATCCTACCATTTAAAATTAATACACAATTTAACGGAATAATTATTTTCTGATTCGTCTATAAAAAGCTCATGAATAGTGGGATATAACAAATTTAAACGACGTGTTACATTTTGCAAACCAATGCCCGAACTTTTATCTTTATCATTATTTTTTACGGAAGGAATTGTGTTTTTTACGCTGAAAAAAAGCTGATGCTCGCTTGTTTTTAAATGAATGGTGATGGCAGAATTTTCCAAATAACTGATACCGTGTTTAAACGCATTTTCAACAAAGGGAATCAATAACATCGGCTCTATTAAATGATTTTGCATTTCACCTTCCGTCGAAAAATTAATTTTTACAGCACTCGAAATTCGCATTTTTTGTAAATCAATATAGTTTTGAATGTAGGAAATTTCTTTTTCCAAAGGCACTTTTTCATCGTTGGAATCATACAACATATAACGCATCAAATCAGCTAATTTTAGAATAGCAATCGGCGCGCCGTCTGATTTTTTGTAGGTCAACGAATAAATATTATTCAAGGTGTTGAAGAGAAAATGCGGATTTACTTGAGATTTCAAAAACAATAATTCCGATGATAATTTTTCATTTTCCATTTCTCTTTTTTGCTGTTCACTTTTAAACCATTCGCCGGTAATTTTTAACCCACCGCTAATGGTAAGCATCAACAACGATAATAAAATCGCTTTCGTTACAAAATAAAAATACAATGTGTGAGCCGAATGATGGTGTTGTGAATTTTCGATATGAAAAAGATAATCAATCTTTAATTGCAAGAAAACCATTAGGAAAATGCACAATACAATGACTATAATATAGAGGAAAACTTTTTTTCTGGCAAGTAATTTCGGAATGAATAATAAAATATTGGTATAAAAAAAGAGTGCTAAAATAAGTGTGTTGAAAATTATTTTTTGAATAAAATTGGTGTGAGTAAGCAATTCCGTATCAAGCATAAACGGAAACGAAACAAATAACAGCCACACAATAATGTGTATAGAAACAGTAAGTAGGCGTGATGGACGTTTCATTTATTGAGGAATAATTTTTCAAAAATAGCTTTTAATAGTGTTTGTAAGTTGTTAAATAGACTGAAAATCAAAATCTCTCTACATGTGCCTGTTTTTTGTCTATTGAAAATTATGAACAGAGTTCTAAAACATAGCTCAAAACAGATAACTTTGCCGAAAAATAACTTTAATATATTCAAAAATAGATCTTATGAAAAAACAACAAATCTTGATGTGCGTAATTGGTTTCGCAGCATTTGCGATGTTATTTACATCGTGTGCAACGGATAAATCAAACAGTTTTACAGCCAGAAAATACACGCATTTTAAAAGCGGTGAAGCAACCGTTTTTGCAAATCCTCGTTCTGAAAAAAAGGTTTCTGCAACGACTGAAAATACGGTTTCAAAAAATAATTTTTTGAACACTGAAAATACCTCTACTCAAAATTTAGTAAATAATACTACTGAAAATACTTCGGCAAA contains these protein-coding regions:
- a CDS encoding MotA/TolQ/ExbB proton channel family protein — encoded protein: MFHSTLLQIATTPAVSDTLHKAAAALPTVAGASATTATGENTLSLFELIEKGGYIMLPIALLFFIATYYLIERFICIKRASKTDDNFMNNIRDFVHNNNIDAAKAFCKNSGSPQAKMIEKGILKMDRPLKEVEESMESTGKMEIYKLEKNLNIIAIIAGIAPMFGFIGTIMGVIKIFYNISLADNISIGLIAGGLYEKMITSAGGLIVGIFAFISYHLLNMMVEKISQRMERTSFEFIELLEDPKK
- a CDS encoding biopolymer transporter ExbD, which gives rise to MQLRKKGKFTAHVETSSLNDIMFFLLLFFLIVSTLVNPSVVKLTLPNSKHSIKMSKEQITMDVTKDLQYYINNKPVALADIPAVLASKIVGLTEPTVVLRFDNSLSVQNLVDVLQIGNNLKVKMILATKSSDK
- a CDS encoding folylpolyglutamate synthase/dihydrofolate synthase family protein produces the protein MNYQQTLDYMYAQLPIFQRVGSAAYKADLNNTIALCRLAGNPENKFKSIHIAGTNGKGSTSHLIASILQAQGYKTGLYTSPHLKDFRERIKINGKFISQKYVVDFVKKYQHGFEDIKPSFFEMTVALAFTYFADEKVDIAVIETGLGGRLDSTNVIVPEVSIITNISFDHTGILGDTLEKIAYEKAGIIKPKVPVIIGETQNAVKNVFLERAKETASKIIFSDAEYQVENTGYEKEQQLFRVYHKKKLRFEKLSCELLGGYQKKNFSAVLKTIDVLNEKKIAVSEKALIKGFSTVITKTGLLGRWQILSRNPLTIADTGHNEAGIREVLQQIKSTPHQKLHFVIGMVNDKDISTVLKLLPKNAIYYFCKATIPRALNEKELQQKAISFGLKGNSFSTVAKALKVAKIKAKKEDLIFIGGSTFVVAEAI
- the accD gene encoding acetyl-CoA carboxylase, carboxyltransferase subunit beta, which codes for MSWFQRIKKGITTSTREKKETPEGLWYKCPSCKKITSSDEHILNLYVCQDCDYHDRMGSKEYFEILFDGNKFKELNPNLIAGDPLNFVDTKKYTDRLIESHKKTDLKDAIRTGAGKVDGNNLVIACMDFSFIGGSMGSVVGEKISLAIDYCIAHKTPLLIISKSGGARMMEAAFSLMQMAKTSAKLALLSEAKIPYISLMTDPTTGGVTASYAMLGDLNISEPGALIGFAGPRIVKETIGKDLPKGFQTAEFVLEHGFLDAIVHRKDLKAKLSQLLKLFVN
- a CDS encoding class I fructose-bisphosphate aldolase → MAYKKIEELLGKDADSLLKHTCKTIAKEHLHLPGADFVDRTFALSNRSPQVMRNLNSIYNHGRLSGTGYVSILPVDQGIEHSAGASFAPNPIYFDSENIVKLAIEGGCNAVASTFGVLASVSRKYAHKIPFIVKINHNEFLTYPNKFDQIMFGSVEEAWNMGAAAIGATIYFGSPESARQIVEVAQAFEMAHQLGMTTILWCYLRNNGFKKEGVDYHASADLTAQANHLGVTIQADIIKQKLPTNNGGYTAVNFGKTHPKVYSELSSNHPIDLCRYQVANCYMGRMGLINSGGESKGASDLSEAVTTAVINKRAGGQGLISGRKAFQKPVKEGIELLNTIQDVYLSKEITIA
- a CDS encoding outer membrane beta-barrel family protein, which encodes MKKYFFILASFLFIGTTNAQMSGARMNVGHFYGTIIDSTTNQSVPFAAVQLSSSQFDSVSQSMKMQVVTGQLTGDNGEFSFDKLSVMGHYTLQISAIGYAPYEQKVSFNIGKLLNAKKKSATSNNDDPASATSGMSSLINAVDIDLGNIKISPSINKLKTVTVSGEAPAMELKLDKKVFDVSKSLTTAGGTAEDVLRNVPAVNVDIDGNVTLRNSSPTIYVDGMPTTLTIDQIPADEIDKVEVITNPSAKYDASAGSGGIINIVLKKNRVMGYNGSLKAGVDERGKLNLGLNMNLRQGKVNVFGSLNYHQIDHITDGITTRNNLVGFPLTNFLQNDTNTMNGHFAFARFGVDYFMDNRNTLTVSGVIGRGNFNTNDNLSTLTDTLHGILPSSTSSAYRNSNSLRTFSHNSGSIAYKHLFPKEDETFTANVQVEQGNSNGNSLFATQNYYSDGKPLGTQILQEQKLQGLNNEVIAQADYSNPLAHKIIFSTGLQATFNGTNSINSNYLFNNSSNEYEEINSQNTNYNFTQEVYAGYAILSQDIGTRFSYQGGLRIESSYYSGQLVDSSKTFHNQYPFSLFPSAYMTYHLSSNTDLQFNYSRHVIRPSFYQLIPFIDYSDSLNLKQGNPNLKPQFTNSFELNYLKTFNKKNSLMFSVYDKSVSDLITSYQILEYNAFLAKSVIMNTYENANSANSYGFEVTSQNSLKSWLDITSNVNVYESIINGNNLGANLTNQQLSWFGKLNLTFKLPYNFSVQLMGNYLSKSIIPATQGGGRWGGAPTSTVQGFILPNYWMDAALKYDFLKNKAASLTLNVKDVFATAITASTSNTSFFNQTTSRVKDPQFFRLTFSYRFGQTDFSLFKRKNMNVQAPDIQDTGGGE
- a CDS encoding LytTR family DNA-binding domain-containing protein, which codes for MNCIAIDDEPLALDLMEEYIKKIPFLNLVAKCSNAFEAIPILQKEKIDVLFLDIQMPDINGIQFLKTLKNQPIIIFTTAYDKYAVEGYNLDVLDYLVKPIPFERFVKAVNKAQEYYNQKNNFSLHLNTLENKEKIEHPFLFVKADYEMVKINFKDILYIEGLKDYIKIYAGDKPILTLQSLKFMEEKLPKKKFFRVHRSYIISLDKINSVQKRNIKIGEKEIPIGDLYKEDFFNMLTDFNL
- a CDS encoding histidine kinase; translation: MKRPSRLLTVSIHIIVWLLFVSFPFMLDTELLTHTNFIQKIIFNTLILALFFYTNILLFIPKLLARKKVFLYIIVIVLCIFLMVFLQLKIDYLFHIENSQHHHSAHTLYFYFVTKAILLSLLMLTISGGLKITGEWFKSEQQKREMENEKLSSELLFLKSQVNPHFLFNTLNNIYSLTYKKSDGAPIAILKLADLMRYMLYDSNDEKVPLEKEISYIQNYIDLQKMRISSAVKINFSTEGEMQNHLIEPMLLIPFVENAFKHGISYLENSAITIHLKTSEHQLFFSVKNTIPSVKNNDKDKSSGIGLQNVTRRLNLLYPTIHELFIDESENNYSVKLCINFKW